The following are encoded together in the Rhizoctonia solani chromosome 10, complete sequence genome:
- a CDS encoding Retrotransposable element Tf2 protein gives MSKSFSSAEANYDTHDKELLAIIKALEEWWIFLEATDRPIQVFTDHRNLEYWMQARTFNRRHAKAVRKTRRPVQDLDYTDSPQEPEIMLPAEVFANHQKQNSRLSQKSEFLTEDADNAPPSIRKAYRDYNWEEDLLWYQGKLVVPDLEILKERLLREFHDSPLAGHPGQQRTLELLSCNYWWPGMKSSAKEWVECCPTCQANRRAHAPVIALKPLEVPPFPFHTISYDFITGFPKSSGHNAILVVIDSFSKFGHFHPDHKEDHSQGPSRPVHYSVWKLHGLPVKTILDQGTTSQESFSKPSTNNGQTEQVNQFIEFYLRSYVAANHSDWATWLPLAEYAYNNAKHAATGKTPFELVYGRNPVMNPSNVPANVLEADAVADTLAQEWKEAEAALRMSKEQ, from the exons ATGTCCAAATCTTTCTCCAGCGCCGAggctaattatgacacccacgataaggagctcctggccatAATAAAGGCATTAGAGGAATGGTGGATTTTCCTAGAGgcaacggacagaccaatccaggttttcacagatcatagaaacctggaatattggatgcaggcacggacgtTTAACAGAAGGCACGC gaaagcagtcaggaaaaccagacgccctgtcCAAGATTTGGACTACACGGACAGCCCTCAGGAACCTGAGATCATGCTCCcagcagaggtctttgccaaccaTCAGAAGCAGAACTCaagattgtcacagaaatccgAG ttcctgacagaagacgCAGACAATGCACCCCCGTCCATCCGCAAAGCGTATAGGGATTACAATTGGGAGGAAGATCTACTCtggtaccaaggaaagctAGTGGTCCCAGACTTGGAAATCCTGAAAGAACGCTTGCTCAGAGAATTCCATGATTCACCCCTAGCAGGGCATCCTGGGCAACAAAGAACCCTGGAGCTCCTGAGttgcaactactggtggccagggatgaaGTCAtctgccaaggaatgggtggaatgttgtcctacctgccaagccaatcgtCGCGCCCATGCTCCTGTCATTGCCCTGAagcccttagaagttccccccttcccGTTCCATACAATATCCTACGACTTCATTACAGGATTTCCCAAATCTAGCGGGCACAATGCAATCCTGGTGgtaattgactccttctccaaatttggccattttCATCCTGACCACAAAGAAGAtcacagccaagggcctAGCAGACCTGTTCACTACTCCGTTtggaaacttcatggatTACCAGTCAAGACCATATTGGATCAAGGAACCACATCACAGGAAAGTTTCTCAAAGCCCTCTACCAACA atggccaaacagaacaggtcaaccaattcattgagttctacctcagatcataCGTAGCAGCCAATCACTCAGACTGGGCTACTTGGCTCCCcttggcagaatatgcgtacaataatgccaaacatgCCGCCACCGGGAAAACGCCTTTTGAACTGGTCTATGGGAGGAACCCAGTAATGAACCCGTCAAACGTTCCAGCCAATGTCCTGGAAGCAGACGCCGTAGCAGATACCCTAgcccaggaatggaaggaagcggAAGCAGCCCTGAGAATGAGCAAAGAACAATGA
- a CDS encoding Reverse transcriptase (RNA-dependent DNA polymerase), with translation MDNLDSLEFVSLALDSNKKPLLFIDLYVQKFPAEPLKTLIDSGATSNFSPLIVEKYKIPKTQLKNPQVVRMLDGSPHRLGQWPHPLHPISCLPIGNTPAILGMTWLTAEAPLIDWQQGLVTFPEQVQIASKEEVDSDPLADLPPQEYDISIDLVPDAKLSPGPIYGMTDAESKALKQHIDKGLAMGKIRLVLPQQAPQSCLKLNDVTHKNVYPLPRQDNLMAKLWHAKIFTKLDLRWGYNNVQIKKGNEWKTAFRTKYGLFEYLVMPFGLTNAPAAFQHFMNNLFRNLIDVTVVIYLDDILIFSENPKDHPIHVREVLSWLMKNQLFCKLSKCHFHVTTVDYLGIVISPAGFSMDQKKIKAVTTWPHTQNCQTSPSLPRFCQLPPPLHS, from the exons atggacaattTAGATAGTTtagaatttgtatctcttgctctggattcaaataaaaaacccttgTTATTCATTGATCTATACGTCCAAAAattcccggcagaacccctcaaaaccctcattgattcaggagccacatcaaacttctcccctttgattgtggaaaaatataaaatcccaaaaacccaactcaaaaatccacaagttgtgagaatgttagatg gttcacctcaccgtcttggccaatggccacacccactccatcccatttcttgtttgcccattggcaacaccccggcaatcctaggcatgacatggttaacggcagaagctcctttgattgattggcaacagggactagtcacattccctgaacaagttcaaattgcctccaaggaagaagtgGACTCAGatcctttagcagaccttccccctca ggagtatgacatctctatagaccttgtcccagacgccaaactgtcccctggccccatatatggcatgaccgacgcagaatcaaaggCGCTAAAACAACATATTGACAAGGGATTAGCAatgggcaagatccgcctagtacttcctcagcaggcgccccagtcatgttt gaagctgaatgaTGTAACTcacaaaaatgtctacccccttccaagacaggacaacctcatggccaaattaTGGCACGCCAAAATATTCACAAAGCTTGACTtgcgctggggttacaataatgtaCAAATTAAaaaaggcaatgaatggaaaacggctttcAGAACCAAGTATGGgttatttgaatacttagtaatgccctttggcctcaccaacgccccagctgctttccaacactttatgaacaactTATTCCGCAACCTTATTGATGTCACTGTTGTCATCTACCTGGATgatatcctgatcttctcagaaaacccTAAGGACCACCCAATCCATGTCAGAGAAGTCCTATCCTGGCTAATGAAGAATCAACTGTTTTGCAAATtatccaagtgccacttccacgttaCCACAGTGGATTACTTAGGAATTGTCATTTCACcagcaggcttctccatggatcagaagaaaatCAAGGCTGTCACCACCTGGCCCCACACCCAGAACtgtcaaacaagtccaagccttcctaggttttgtcaattacctccgccgCTTCATTCCTAA
- a CDS encoding Retrotransposon-derived protein PEG10, with protein MLLWVALHQDQFNEEEQMVVWILYHMTDKAADWALPLIGAIIKNKGNPPTTILALTAKFKEAFANPDAKRAAARKIAALTQTTTTSEYVTEFQNLMAELDWNTEAYIAQFSRGLHWKENRPKKVPTKSPVTATTTTTQQVRLSEDPNYVTPEERDCHCASGLCVKCGQKGHGIKQCPNGWKATIKEAAKVAEEESGKE; from the exons ATGTTACTTTGGGTTGCGCTTCATCAagaccaattcaatgaagaagagcagatggttgtgtggatcctttaccacatgacagacaaagcAGCTGATTGGGCGCTCCCCCTCATAGGGGCCATTATCAAGAACAAGGGGAATCCTCCCACTACTATCCTGGCcttaacagccaaattcaaagaagcctttgccaatccagacgcaaagagggcggccgccagaaaaattgccgcgcttactcagacaaccaccacaTCTGAGTATGTCACTGAGTTCCaaaacctcatggcggaacttgactggaacactgaggcgtacattgcccagttttcacgcggccttcactggaag gaaaaccgTCCTAAGAAGGTCCCCAccaagtccccggtcaccgcaaccactaccaccacccagCAGGTCCGCCTTTCTGAGGACCCTAACTACGTCACaccagaagaaagggattgTCATTGCGCATcaggcctttgtgtcaagtgcggccaaaaggggcacggcatcaaacaatgccccaatggttggaaggccacaatcaaggaggcagccaaggtagctgaggaggagtcgggaaaagaataa
- a CDS encoding Retrotransposable element Tf2 protein, with protein MIVDLPKDRHSNSILVIVDSFTKYVILVECSKKLKVPELVDLFLCHVWKKYGMPKKTVSDCRMVFNNKFLKALYQHLGIDSHFMLAYHLQSNRQTEHVNPSVEHSLRAYSGVNQEDWVKWLPMAEFAYNNTQHSSTSKSPFKALYDWEATLTPSNIPTSVPEADNLTAQMEAQWQEVEAALQQSKTCMTTREYGMPIEIEIGDKAWLDTKNIKLITLSPKLTEQCLGPFKVTEKISNCAYWSELLLSMRIHYMFYVGMLSKVKQDKNCTFENCPPPVTIDGEEEYEVEGITDAKKCNGEWYFRVKWKGIQIRRNMWEPQEHLKNTKKIQKSTKKK; from the coding sequence atgattgtagaTCTTCCAAAGGACAGACATAGCAACTCTATATtagtcattgtggatagcttcaccaagtatgttatcctggtggaatgttccaagaagctaaAAGTTCCAGAACTTGTGGATCTGTTCTTATGTCATGTATGGAAGAAGTATGGCATGCCCAAAAAGACAGTGTCAGACTGCAGAATGGTCTTtaacaacaaattcctaaAGGCACTGTACCAACACCTAGGAATAGACTCACACTTCATGTTGGCTTATCACCTAcaaagcaacaggcaaaCAGAGCATGTCAACCCATCAGTTGAACACTCCCTAAGAGCCTACTCTGGAGTCAACCAAGAAGATTGGGTAaaatggctcccaatggcagaatttgcctacaacaacacaCAACACAGTAGCACCAGCAAATCTCCCTTCAAAGCACTATATGACTGGGAGGCTACCTTAACCCCAAGCAACATCCCCACCAgtgtaccagaagcagacaacTTAACTGCacaaatggaagcacaatggcagGAAGTAGAAGCAGCACTCCAGCAATCCAAGACATGCATGACCACCAGAGAATATGGAATGCCAATTGAGATTGAAATTGGAGACAAAGCTTGGCTTGACACCAAAAACATCAAGCTCATAACCTTGAGCCCAAAGCTTACAGAGCAATGCCTGGGCCCATTCAAGGTTactgaaaaaatctccaattGTGCCTACTGGTCAGAACTACTGTTGTCAATGAGAATTCACTATATGTTCTATGTTGGAATGCTCTCAAAGGTGAAACAGGACAAGAACTgcacctttgaaaattgtCCTCCCCCTGTTACCATtgatggagaggaagagtATGAGGTTGAAGGGATCACAGATGCCAAGAAATGCAATGGAGAGTGGTATTTCAGGGTTAAGTGGAAAGGGATACAGATCAGAAGAAACAtgtgggaaccccaagaacaccTAAAAAACACCAAAAAAATTCaaaaaagtacaaaaaagaaatga